A region from the Lycium barbarum isolate Lr01 chromosome 8, ASM1917538v2, whole genome shotgun sequence genome encodes:
- the LOC132608297 gene encoding uncharacterized protein LOC132608297, producing MKVITWNIRGINKLYKHRELKVFIKENKVGVIAIVEHRVKEIRADKLIKKLVPGWSWCNNYNSCLKGRIWTLWNPNLVDFHMLHEHGQLIHGEDRRGIWNELKGLNQNITQAWIAMGNYNSVLDQDDRIHGNQIQNNEVWDFKEFLCDTHMVELKYIGREFTWTNSHIHSKIDRALVNAAWMNTMKQLEVMVMDPIFSDHTPLGIHFNNCTDGGPKPFRFFNYVADLPEFQVTIQKVWAKPMESTGMQKVWQKLKTMKAKLKKLAGTDSYKVSAKVKEVRAMLQDMQEQMRSTTHDTSLFAIEKDLKIQLEKWSNVEESIFMQKSRC from the exons ATGAAAGTGATTACATGGAATATTAGGGGAATAAATAAGCTTTACAAGCATAGAGAGCTTAAAGTTTTTATTAAAGAGAATAAAGTAGGAGTAATTGCCATAGTAGAGCATAGAGTAAAGGAAATAAGAGCTGATAAGCTCATCAAGAAGCTGGTACCTGGTTGGAGCTGGTGCAATAACTACAACTCATGTCTTAAAGGCAGGATATGGACATTATGGAACCCAAACTTGGTGGATTTTCATATGTTGCATGAACATGGTCAGTTGATACATGGGGAG GATAGAAGAGGAATTTGGAATGAACTGAAGGGGTTAAACCAAAACATTACTCAAGCCTGGATAGCTATGGGAAATTATAACTCAGTACTTGATCAGGATGACAGGATACATGGGAACCAAATACAGAACAACGAAGTATGGGATTTCAAAGAATTTCTGTGCGATACCCATATGGTGGAACTTAAATATATTGGGCGAGAGTTCACATGGACTAATtctcatatacatagcaaaatagATAGGGCCCTTGTCAATGCAGCATGGATGAATACTATGAAGCAGCTGGAAGTCATGGTTATGGACCCAATATTCTCTGATCACACGCCCCTTGGAATTCATTTTAATAATTGTACAGATGGCGGTCCCAAACCATTCAGATTTTTCAACTATGTGGCTGATCTTCCTGAGTTTCAGGTGACGATTCAGAAAGTTTGGGCAAAACCGATGGAAAGTACTGGTATGCAAAAGGTTTGGCAAAAGTTGAAAACGATGAAAGCTAAGTTGAAAAAGCTAGCAGGGACTGATTCTTACAAAGTAAGTGCAAAAGTGAAGGAAGTGAGAGCAATGTTGCAAGATATGCAGGAGCAAATGAGGAGTACGACACATGATACGAGCCTGTTTGCTATTGAAAAGGATCTAAAAATTCAACTAGAGAAATGGAGCAATGTGGAGGAAAGTATATTTATGCAGAAATCAAGATGCTAG